From Balaenoptera acutorostrata chromosome 8, mBalAcu1.1, whole genome shotgun sequence, the proteins below share one genomic window:
- the LOC130708758 gene encoding 10 kDa heat shock protein, mitochondrial-like → MAGQAFRKFLPLFDRVLVERSAPEVVTKGGIMLPEKSQGKVLQAMVVAVGSGSKGKGGEIQPVSVKVGDKVLLPEYGGTKVVLDDKDYFLFRDGDILGNYVD, encoded by the coding sequence ATGGCAGGACAggcatttagaaagtttcttcccctctttgaccGAGTATTAGTTGAAAGAAGTGCACCCGAAGTTGTAACCAAAGGAGGCATTATGCTTCCAGAAAAATCGCAAGGAAAAGTATTGCAAGCAATGGTAGTAGCTGTTGGATCAGGCTCTAAAGGAAAGGGTGGAGAGATTCAACCAGTTAGTGTGAAAGTTGGAGATAAAGTTCTTCTCCCAGAATATGGAGGCACCAAAGTAGTTCTAGATGACAAGGATTATTTCTTATTTAGAGATGGTGACATTCTTGGAAACTATGTCGACTAA